One region of Streptomyces sp. CG4 genomic DNA includes:
- a CDS encoding SAV_2336 N-terminal domain-related protein: MTSRAPGGPTSGVSPVLTALVARLRDAGIAPGVEELADALWLARWLPAGQPARPGPVPSVGPEPSGATGPPSPRPPRSLPLPTEDEAPRPPDHARLFAPGPGGDGTDTRMTPVRVPAAPALPEPLALQRGLRPLQRYRAPVRPVPRTLDEQATAERAAESGLVLPVLRTDRRREARLLLLMDVSTSTAVWQQALDELRQVCARAGAFREVQVRYLHEAPGGLPGCAVAPEPGVPLSAPEQLSDPTGRRVTLVLSDCAGPMWRSGRVQRLLHRWAATAPVAVVQPLPQRMWLRTHLPARRGLLRRQEGPAGSLRFLPDRGPAPAGALPVPVLAPRRESVEGWARLVSGATGQSLAAAAGWVRADHPASGAPVRAAEERSGEERVRAFWRQASSEARRLAVYLSAVPLYLPVMQLVQHAMLAGSGPDVLSEVLLSGLLRRREDADDPRAVRYDFLPDVASELRSRLSLDEAELLFKHCSAYVERKFGRSARNFPALAGAFLRGAVPPDGELPAGAEEREPAGLRAFAEVSAEVLRDLGARLRPVPVAAAAGQTPGELLELGRRALARFHEEGLTRELDAAVGYFGMAATDDRPDTERDSALEDLADALLTRWRVRRVGDDLREAWEAVEHASSDSGRLVRGLVCWAQAQEVRYAGVDFDGIPESLREWARQEPRRAGERALRVLLYVAEASLVAGVDATDAFSQRRSVLADALTGVRRAMAELGPDEGIDAEYWYVRHLERAIDAAELWLGSDVFVVRGRLRLDLARQYAGKGPVARSAPDRRRAEYWAEWASGDLVVATGHESAPDAVACRVWLDVAAVMEIWRPGSEDGRLYGVDEALRAAGDDKELRFACHAWAAGIHRDRYDRSGDPAQLDRAVDAWSQAGSQLGMDDPRRPETMDELGRALFERFGRAEEPDDLARAVLVLRRAVELSLPDDPRLPMRRRSLADAYSTRYQRTGVLTELYEADWLLGEAVRGSDDPVLLAECWISRANLMLALYERTEAVTHLHGAIDCFGKAVEYAEEAGDDALMAEALRGRARARERQGRPATARSDYEAARRLTNPASAGDTQQRPSRPSPETATE; encoded by the coding sequence GGTCCGACGAGCGGCGTGAGCCCGGTGCTCACGGCGCTGGTCGCGCGTCTGCGGGACGCGGGGATCGCGCCCGGGGTCGAGGAGCTGGCCGACGCGCTGTGGCTGGCGCGCTGGCTGCCCGCGGGACAACCCGCCCGGCCCGGCCCCGTACCCTCCGTGGGCCCGGAACCGTCCGGGGCCACGGGCCCGCCGTCCCCGCGCCCACCGCGGTCCCTTCCCCTGCCCACCGAGGACGAGGCGCCCCGGCCGCCCGACCACGCCCGCCTGTTCGCCCCCGGTCCGGGCGGCGACGGCACCGACACCCGGATGACCCCGGTCCGCGTCCCCGCCGCACCCGCGCTGCCCGAACCCCTCGCGCTGCAACGGGGGTTACGGCCCCTCCAGCGCTACCGCGCGCCGGTACGGCCGGTTCCGCGCACGCTCGACGAGCAGGCCACCGCGGAACGCGCCGCCGAGTCCGGGCTCGTCCTGCCCGTCCTGCGCACCGACCGGCGCCGGGAGGCCCGCCTGCTCCTCCTGATGGACGTCTCCACCTCGACGGCCGTCTGGCAGCAGGCCCTCGACGAACTGCGCCAGGTCTGCGCCCGCGCCGGCGCCTTCCGCGAGGTGCAGGTGCGCTATCTGCACGAGGCGCCCGGCGGACTGCCCGGCTGTGCGGTCGCCCCGGAGCCGGGTGTCCCGCTCTCCGCACCGGAGCAGCTCAGCGATCCGACGGGGCGGCGCGTCACGCTGGTCCTCAGCGACTGCGCCGGGCCGATGTGGCGCAGCGGCCGGGTGCAGCGGCTGCTGCACCGCTGGGCGGCCACGGCGCCCGTGGCCGTCGTACAGCCGTTGCCGCAGCGGATGTGGCTGCGCACGCATCTGCCCGCGCGGCGTGGGCTGTTGCGGCGGCAGGAGGGGCCCGCCGGGTCGCTGCGGTTCCTGCCCGACCGGGGGCCCGCGCCGGCCGGGGCGCTGCCGGTGCCGGTGCTGGCGCCCCGCCGGGAGTCGGTGGAGGGCTGGGCGCGGCTGGTGTCCGGTGCCACGGGACAGTCGCTGGCCGCCGCGGCCGGGTGGGTGCGGGCCGATCACCCGGCGTCCGGGGCGCCCGTGCGGGCGGCCGAGGAGCGCAGCGGGGAGGAGCGGGTCCGCGCGTTCTGGCGGCAGGCGTCCTCCGAGGCGCGGCGGCTGGCGGTGTATCTGTCGGCGGTGCCGCTGTATCTGCCGGTGATGCAGCTGGTGCAGCACGCGATGCTCGCCGGGAGCGGTCCTGACGTCCTCTCCGAGGTGTTGTTGAGCGGGCTGCTGCGGCGGCGGGAGGACGCGGACGATCCGCGGGCCGTGCGCTACGACTTCCTGCCGGATGTCGCGTCCGAGCTGCGCTCGCGGCTGTCCCTGGACGAGGCGGAGCTGCTCTTCAAGCACTGCTCCGCGTACGTGGAACGGAAGTTCGGGCGAAGTGCGCGGAACTTCCCCGCGCTGGCCGGGGCGTTTCTGCGGGGAGCGGTGCCGCCGGACGGGGAGCTGCCGGCCGGCGCGGAGGAGCGGGAACCGGCCGGGCTGCGGGCGTTCGCCGAGGTGTCGGCGGAGGTGCTGCGGGATCTGGGGGCGCGGCTGCGGCCGGTGCCGGTGGCCGCGGCGGCCGGGCAGACGCCCGGGGAGCTGCTGGAGCTGGGGCGGCGGGCGCTGGCCCGGTTCCACGAGGAGGGCCTCACCCGGGAACTCGACGCGGCGGTGGGGTACTTCGGGATGGCGGCGACCGACGACCGGCCGGACACGGAGCGGGACTCCGCCCTGGAGGACCTGGCCGACGCGCTGCTCACCCGGTGGCGGGTGCGGCGCGTGGGGGACGACCTCAGGGAGGCGTGGGAGGCGGTCGAGCACGCTTCGTCCGACTCCGGGCGACTCGTCCGGGGCCTGGTGTGCTGGGCGCAGGCGCAGGAAGTGCGGTACGCGGGGGTCGACTTCGACGGTATCCCGGAGAGCCTGCGGGAGTGGGCCCGTCAGGAGCCGCGGCGGGCCGGGGAGCGAGCTCTGCGCGTGTTGCTGTACGTGGCCGAGGCGAGCCTCGTGGCGGGTGTGGACGCGACGGACGCGTTCTCGCAGCGACGCAGCGTCCTCGCGGACGCGCTGACAGGCGTGCGGCGGGCCATGGCGGAGCTGGGACCGGACGAGGGGATCGACGCCGAGTACTGGTACGTCCGTCACCTGGAGCGGGCCATCGACGCGGCGGAACTGTGGCTGGGCTCGGACGTGTTCGTCGTGCGGGGGCGGTTGCGGCTGGACCTGGCCCGGCAGTACGCGGGGAAGGGGCCGGTCGCCCGGTCCGCCCCCGACCGGAGGCGTGCCGAGTACTGGGCCGAGTGGGCCAGTGGTGACCTCGTCGTGGCGACCGGCCACGAGTCCGCGCCGGACGCGGTGGCCTGCCGGGTCTGGCTGGACGTGGCGGCCGTCATGGAGATCTGGCGCCCCGGGAGCGAGGACGGCCGGTTGTACGGGGTGGACGAGGCCTTGCGGGCCGCGGGCGACGACAAGGAGCTCAGGTTCGCGTGCCACGCGTGGGCCGCGGGGATCCACCGCGACCGCTACGACCGCTCCGGCGATCCGGCCCAGCTGGACCGCGCTGTCGACGCGTGGTCGCAGGCCGGATCGCAGCTCGGCATGGACGACCCCCGGCGGCCGGAGACGATGGACGAGCTCGGTCGTGCCCTGTTCGAACGGTTCGGACGGGCGGAGGAGCCGGATGACCTCGCCCGGGCCGTCCTCGTGCTGCGCCGCGCGGTCGAGCTTTCCCTGCCCGACGATCCCCGGCTGCCCATGCGGCGCCGGAGTCTGGCCGACGCGTACAGCACGCGCTACCAAAGGACCGGCGTACTGACCGAGCTGTACGAGGCCGACTGGCTGCTCGGCGAGGCCGTGCGCGGTTCCGACGACCCGGTGCTCCTCGCCGAGTGCTGGATCAGCCGCGCGAACCTGATGCTGGCGCTGTACGAGCGCACCGAGGCGGTCACCCACCTGCACGGGGCGATCGACTGCTTCGGCAAGGCCGTCGAGTACGCCGAGGAGGCGGGCGACGACGCACTGATGGCCGAGGCCCTCAGGGGACGTGCCCGAGCACGGGAGCGGCAGGGGAGACCCGCCACGGCCCGGAGCGACTACGAAGCTGCCCGACGTCTGACCAACCCCGCGAGTGCCGGCGACACCCAGCAGCGCCCCTCCCGCCCGTCCCCCGAAACGGCCACCGAGTGA